The Pyrodictium delaneyi genome contains a region encoding:
- a CDS encoding O-methyltransferase — MIIPPSGGSDEKFLHLLDRVEDESTRIGLKPVMREDGSALYALSYLYTALHSSREREIVALDLGAGIGYSTLWIARGIEEACIGRCRVVAVEREESRYHRLRMVLSEAGLRSIELEAVHADALKYLMDLPDESIDMAFVDVEKGLYPLVLRTLEDKLRYGGVAVFHNAFYPKPSEMFLKTARRWPWKTTIVPTRLGLLVAVKMGGGAREAGL; from the coding sequence GTGATTATCCCCCCTAGCGGCGGCTCAGACGAGAAGTTCCTCCATCTGCTAGACAGAGTCGAGGATGAATCAACACGTATCGGATTGAAGCCAGTTATGAGGGAAGATGGGTCGGCTCTCTACGCGCTCAGTTACCTCTACACAGCACTGCATAGTAGCCGTGAACGGGAAATAGTAGCACTAGACCTGGGTGCTGGTATAGGCTACTCCACGCTTTGGATAGCCCGGGGCATAGAGGAGGCCTGCATTGGTCGTTGCCGGGTCGTTGCTGTAGAGCGGGAAGAGTCTAGATATCATCGGCTACGCATGGTACTAAGTGAGGCCGGGCTCCGCAGTATCGAGCTGGAAGCAGTGCACGCAGATGCATTGAAATACCTTATGGACTTGCCAGACGAAAGCATAGACATGGCCTTCGTCGATGTGGAGAAGGGGCTTTACCCTCTGGTGCTCCGCACACTCGAGGATAAGCTCCGCTACGGTGGAGTAGCTGTGTTCCACAATGCATTCTACCCAAAACCCTCCGAGATGTTCCTAAAGACGGCCCGACGCTGGCCATGGAAGACAACGATAGTACCTACACGGCTCGGGTTGTTAGTGGCAGTGAAGATGGGCGGTGGGGCTAGAGAGGCCGGGCTATGA